One segment of Chionomys nivalis chromosome 1, mChiNiv1.1, whole genome shotgun sequence DNA contains the following:
- the Ccdc121 gene encoding coiled-coil domain-containing protein 121 — MDFQEQGNRISKVRSPRRSGNKFSQSARTNLVVETKKLCNVNSNCAKSHHVDPKVKTLLENCAPRSYTSGTSCSAETSDLPIHPNEHLSSGTRLAQSPKDSPQPSMYLTILNEFFKPERLTKLENKVKRRTVEALEKLSKNIEEAQLHQEQLLQDSRLLQQEAFYLETENNYFLKFLRKQNDQCKKKHEDLWNQYFQESGELKQRKLELASRFARQNADLQAQLLQGKNTQSLLRQQAQLLTHINEIKENQEMKMQALQKELESMKTETAIKDRQAHLQFLQRKTFLDRQLQELKWLQMGKGGTKEVKDKARALESTARKVNSEFCFSVQRAYQKLQEKLAKQVQEYHKLDSIKRQLEAWKEQLKEEQWVQGASVRGRQQLKAEREKSEL, encoded by the exons ATGGACTTCCAAGAGCAGGGCAACCGAATTTCAAAGGTCAGAAGCCCCAGAAGATCTGGGAACAAATTCAGTCAATCTGCTAGGACCAATTTGGTAGTTGAGACAAAGAAATTATGTAATGTCAACTCTAACTGTGCAAAGTCCCATCACGTTGATCCCAAAGTAAAGACACTTCTTGAAAACTGTGCTCCCCGAAGTTACACATCTGGCACTAGTTGTTCAGCAGAGACCAGTGACCTCCCAATTCATCCCAATGAACACCTGAGTTCCGGAACCAG GCTTGCCCAGAGCCCCAAAGACTCTCCCCAACCATCAATGTATCTTACTATACTAAATGAATTTTTCAAGCCAGAGAGGctaacaaaattggaaaacaaagtaaaaagaaggACAGTGGAAGCACTGGAGAAGCTGAGCAAGAATATAGAAGAGGCTCAGCTCCATCAGGAGCAGCTGCTGCAAGACAGCAGGCTGCTGCAGCAGGAGGCGTTCTATCTAGAGACGGAGAACAACTACTTTCTGAAATtcctaagaaaacaaaatgatcagTGTAAAAAGAAGCACGAGGACCTGTGGAATCAGTATTTCCAGGAAAGCGGCGAGCTGAAGCAAAGGAAGCTGGAACTGGCATCCAGGTTTGCCCGACAAAATGCAGACCTTCAGGCGCAGCTCCTGCAGGGAAAAAACACCCAGTCCCTGCTGAGGCAGCAGGCTCAGTTGCTGACTCATATTAACGAAATAAAGGAGAACCAGGAGATGAAAATGCAGGCCTtgcagaaggagctggagagcaTGAAAACAGAGACAGCGATAAAGGACCGCCAGGCACACCTACAGTTCCTGCAGAGAAAGACATTCCTAGACAGACAGCTGCAGGAACTAAAATGGCTGCAGATGGGGAAGGGCGGCACCAAGGAGGTTAAGGACAAGGCCCGGGCCCTGGAGTCCACAGCCAGGAAGGTGAATTCCGAGTTTTGCTTTAGTGTCCAGAGAGCGTACCAGAAGTTACAGGAGAAACTGGCGAAGCAAGTCCAGGAATATCACAAGCTGGACTCTATAAAGAGGCAGTTAGAGGCCTGGAAAGAGCAGCTGAAGGAGGAGCAGTGGGTCCAAGGAGCCTCAGTTAGGGGCAGACAACAgctgaaggcagagagagagaagtcagaaTTGTGA